A single genomic interval of Anopheles marshallii chromosome 2, idAnoMarsDA_429_01, whole genome shotgun sequence harbors:
- the LOC128707094 gene encoding uncharacterized protein LOC128707094, translating to MDSKPKQPPAATRWFNPQLLHLKVTLFLVFGATSALTPYLTIHMQSIGLTVEEVASVYLTLLFTSCLSPPLTGYLIDRFGRYKPVLLTSIVLNAISHHAIHFIPARTVTFTHHSVNGSLGGDGASLIIEGVTCPDQKYLNVSCSSNKIISYPAYLASEGTSCGNYSIPECALADLSSGTLLMLERIPTTTEYDETFWTYLAVRFVASSMLASTLTITDPIALDMVEQHGGDFGREKLFSSVGMAIFTPLTGLMIDACSSGSGPSETVYTPAFYTYDLLLLGSLISVWLMPIGRKVPSESVMKDTGRILRLPPVLAFLAFLFLLGNFWGFIESYLFVIMKAMGSPNYLLGLTYTVGTVASIPMMYLLERITSRVGHVNLLVIAFFAHALRILGYSWITNPFWCFPIELNEAISCYFMWVVASTYCAVLAPSSLVATLIGIAGMVHFCLGKGVGSFAGGFLIARVGLTLAFRYVGYVAVGCGVLYKLVHLLWLHKYDGRSQADPGAGPAVEALVKRRASIVPKVDQFGSVVSFGGLARRKPESAPEATGEQVPLEKG from the exons ATGGACAGCAAGCCGAAGCAACCACCGGCTGCAACACGATGGTTCAATCCCCAGCTGTTGCACCTGAAGGTGACACTGTTTCTCGTGTTTGGCGCAACAAGCGCACTGACGCCGTATCTGACCATACACATGCAAAGTATCGGGTTGACGGTGGAGGAGGTCGCATCAGTGTACTTGACACTGCTGTTCACTTCCTGCCTTAGTCCGCCACTAACTGGATACTTGATTGATCGTTTTGGCCGCTACAAACCGGTGCTGCTGACCAGTATCGTGCTGAACGCCATATCACATCACGCGATACACTTCATTCCGGCACGGACCGTCACCTTTACGCATCACAGTGTGAATGGATCTCtgggtggtgatggtgcttcGCTCATCATTGAG GGAGTCACTTGTCCAGATCAAAAATACCTCAACGTCTCCTGCAGCTCCAATAAAATCATCTCGTATCCAGCTTATTTAGCAAGTGAAGGTACTAGCTGCGGAAACTACTCCATCCCCGAGTGTGCCTTAGCGGATCTTTCATCCGGGACGCTCCTCATGTTGGAACGGATCCCCACCACAACGGAGTACGATGAAACGTTCTGGACGTATCTTGCCGTGCGGTTTGTGGCGTCATCCATGCTCGCATCCACACTCACCATCACCGATCCGATCGCACTGGACATGGTGGAACAGCACGGCGGTGACTTTGGCCGTGAGAAACTCTTCTCTAGCGTTGGCATGGCCATCTTTACACCCCTCACCGGGCTCATGATCGATGCCTGCTCGAGCGGTTCCGGACCTAGCGAAACCGTCTACACACCTGCGTTCTACACGTACGATCTACTGCTGCTCGGTTCACTCATATCCGTGTGGCTTATGCCGATCGGACGCAAAGTACCGTCGGAGAGCGTGATGAAGGATACCGGCCGCATCTTGCGGCTACCGCCCGTGCTAGCCTTCCTTGCCTTTCTCTTCCTGCTCGGCAACTTCTGGGGCTTTATCGAAAGCTATCTGTTTGTGATTATGAAAGCGATGGGCTCACCGAACTATCTGCTTGGACTGACGTACACCGTCGGCACGGTTGCCAGCATACCGATGATGTACCTGCTCGAGCGCATCACCAGTCGCGTAGGGCACGTGAACCTGCTCGTGATTGCGTTCTTTGCACACGCGTTGCGCATCCTTGGCTACTCGTGGATAACGAACCCGTTCTGGTGTTTCCCGATCGAGCTGAACGAAGCGATCTCGTGCTACTTCATGTGGGTCGTCGCGTCCACGTACTGTGCCGTGCTAGCACCCAGCAGTTTGGTGGCCACGTTGATCGGCATTGCCGGCATGGTACACTTCTGTCTCGGCAAGGGAGTCGGCTCGTTTGCGGGCGGATTTCTTATCGCGCGGGTAGGGCTAACGCTGGCGTTTCGTTACGTGGGATATGTGGCGGTGGGTTGCGGGGTATTGTACAAGCTGGTCCATCTGCTCTGGCTACATAAATATGATGGACGGTCACAGGCAGACCCAGGCGCGGGACCTGCTGTAGAGGCATTGGTTAAGCGCAGAGCATCGATCGTTCCGAAGGTGGATCAGTTCGGTAGCGTCGTATCATTCGGTGGACTTGCACGGAGAAAACCTGAATCCGCCCCAGAGGCAACGGGCGAGCAGGTTCCACTTGAAAAAGGATAA